The genomic region AATTAATTGATTAATCACACTTAACTTGAttaatagattaattaatctactcagttaacttaactgctaagtttatttaagtttacttaactattaagtattctagcagtttcctgattacgggttctaatttctagacataatggaactcgtattagtgtattaactcaattcaactttaacgataatcacgagatagaaaacctcacaacgaatgacaaagtgcgatacttaaacatctagcagattcgcaacgaatgacagagtatagcctgAGTTCGGGcaacactcaaacatcctgtcggaatcacgacgaatgacaaagtataacccgagtttgagcggcacttaaacatccatcggatagtctcaatcgatcggataaagtatcgtaccagtgattagagttattaccctaataacgggcagagtttagggatttagagggtaaaatcctgagctattatttacaaaaataaaagctgacggaaagaaaagaattaaACAGCGATGAagttaatacccggcatcgtagcagcaccctgctatactaattGGAGATTATTTcggctataactcgacgtatatttgGAGTTTTTACATCGTTTTACTTTCTGATTTTGAGTCTcaaggcctgctatttatacacgaaaattgacatgcttacggaccgtaagactattcccttacggtccgtaagggacacctaagggttatagggttgccacgcgtgggactaggcttgctgagtcgacgtctccttaattttaaattttgacaaCGTTTTATAAAGATAATCATtgagtagggaatacccccctgagttttaggagccctgatcctaattctgattgttctgaaatttttagggattgtgcaggattacttgggtgtctcaattagggtttcctttttatACAATTGACATAATAAGTActaattttagtgagagtcgtTATAGCTAATGACACAATTGTAGGATCTTCTCGACAAGGGCTTCAAACGCCTAAGTGTGTCACCTTAGGGAGCGCCCGTCCTATTTGTTaggaagaaggatgggtcgacgcgcatgtgcatcgactacagagaaTTAAACAAACTAACTGTAAAGAACCGATGCCCTTTACCCagaattgatgatctttttgatcaattacaaggggcgagttggttctcAAAAATAGACTAGCGTTAAGGATATCATCAACTTAGGGTACGAGAAGAAGACATTCCAAAAACTGCGTTTAGAAcccgatatggacattacgagtttctagttatgtcTTTTGGGTTAACAAAGGCGCCAGCAgcttttatggatctaatgaatcgtgTATGCTGACCCATGCTAGATAAATCTGTGATcgtgttcatagatgatattctagtcTATTCGCGAAGCAAGGCTGAACATGCGAGGCACTTGCGAGAAGTACTTGAAATTCTCGGTAAGGAAAAActttatgcaaaattctcaaagtgcgccTTCTGGCTCAGAGAGGTGCAGTTTCTGGGTCATGTGATCAATTCGGAAGGTGTTTTAGTAGATACGCCAAAGATTGAGGCAATAATGAAATGGGTTTCCCCGAAAAATCCAActgaaataagaagttttctaggcctcATGGGGTACTATAGAaggttcatacaggatttctcgaagatagcATTACCCTTAACAAAACTGAAAAGGAAGAAAGAGAAGTTTGTGTGAGGTAAAGAACAGGAGGAAGCCTTTCGAATATTAAAGGAGAAACTGTCGAGTCCCCTGGTCTTGACATTACCGGATGGGACAGAAGACCTGGTTGTTTATTCAGACGCTTCACAACAGGGTTTaggttgtgttttgatgcaaagggGAAGGGTTATCGCGTATGCTTCACGACAGTTAAAACCACATGAAGTAAACTACCCaacacatgatttggaattggcAGCAGTAGTGTTCgccttaaagatttggaggcattatctatatgcTACAAGATGTACAATTTactcagatcacaaaagcctcaaATATTTATTTGaatagaaagatttgaatatgaggcaacgaagatggTTGGAACTGATTAAAGATTACGATTGCGATATCCTTTACCACCCGGGAAAGGCTAACGTGGTGGCGGACGCGTTAAGCCGAAAAGAGTCTCCACCTCCGATTCAAGTAAAATCCATGAAGATGATAGTTACTCCACGTTTACTTGATATGATACGAGATTCCCAAATAAAGTCGCTTGGAGCGGAAGACCCAAAGAAAGACAGGGTAAAAGGTATAGCCGATAAATTAGGAGAAAATTCGACCGGACTCAAAACAAGATTCGGTCGAATTTGGATACCCCGGTTTTGCGAAGTCAAGACCGCTCTACTCGAGGAAGCTCATAAGTCACGGTATTCAATTCATCCCGGGGCGACCAAGATGTACCGGGACTTAAAGACcaattattggtggcctggtatgaaacgcTATATTGTTAAGTATGTCTCGAAATGCTTAACATGCTCCCAAgtgaaagcagaacatcaaaaaccaTATGGGGAGTTACAACCTTTGGAAATTCcagtatggaaatgggaggaaataaCAATGGATTTGGTGACCAAGCTTCCTAGAACGAAAAAGGGGTATGATACTATATTGGTAATCGTGGACCGACTTACAAAATTTTGGCTCGAGGTAAGTTAGGTCCTCGTTATATTGGACCATTTAAAATTTTGGCTCGAGTCGGAAGGGTTGCATTACGTTTAGAATTACCGTCTTCACTAGATGGGATTCACAATACCTTCCACGTATCACAATTGAGGAAGTGCCTTGCGGATGAAGCCGCATTAGTACCTCTCGACGACATTGAGCTAGACGAGGGGTTAAATTATGTCGAGAGACCAATAGCCATTAAAGACGTTAAGATAAAGAATCTTCGAAACAAAGCCGTTAGACAAGTGTTGGTTCAATGACAACACCGAAAGGGGTCGGAACTTACATGAGAAGCGGAAGATGAAATGAGGAAGCACTGCCCTTTTCTCTTCGGTATGTAAATGTTTGAATTTATTATGTGACTAGGTTTCGGGGatgaaacctcttttaaggggtaTAGACTTGTAACACCACAAAAATGTCAACTAGGCATAAGTTAAAAATTGCTTTAAAAAGCTTATCTTGGTTTATGAAACATAATGCAAATATCAAATAGTAAAAGCGTAGTgcctaaattaaataagaaaaCAATCTTGAGGGACCAAAAGTGCAACATGCCAAAACTAAATGTTAAAAAGAAAATTAAGATAAAAAATCCACACACAGTGGGTGTGTGTTGGGTCTGGACGATCGAACAGGAGCCAGGGAAGGAGAAACCCTAGCTTCATCAACTTCATCAACTTCTATAAAAATTTCAAGGAATTCGAAAACACAACCAGTAAATTGCAAGCTCCTAACTTGTTTCTTGAAGGGGGTAAGTTAAATTTTATGAATTGTCAAATTGTAGGAAGTGGGTCTTAACCCAAGCATGAGTGCATGACATGAAAATCGTGAAATTAAATTAGGATTAAGGAGTAGGATAAGACTAATGGCAGaatttatgtttgattttgatgAATTGATATGATTGTAGCAAAAACCCACTTGTTAAGAAGTTAGTAAGTGTAGGATGATTGAGTAAAATCATATAACTAGAATTTTGATGTATAAGCTTGTTGTGATACATGAATGATGAACGAAATTGATGTAGGAGGAAGTAGTTATGTTAATTCGAATAAATTTGAATGTTGTGTGATGATGAAGTAGTAAAGATGTGCTTTATAGACTTGTAccttgatgaaatgcttaagagaTTAATGTTTGTGTAACATGGAAAAATGGTAGAATGAAATTGATAGActaaatgaatgaatgaatgctgtaatgtaggcgtgaaggaagaaggtaCAAGCACTAGGAAAACGGAAGGCACGCAGGACCGAGGTATGTTCCATTGTGCATACAAAACTTTACTTACATTTTGCTAAAGTTCGCGAAAAACAATTTTTAGTTACATTGGTTTATGATGATTAACAAGTAGATGGCAAATCCCTTGTAGATTTGGTTATGTAAATGAAAGTCATAATAAGTTATGTAAATTGACCGGTTTGAGTTGAATTAGTCAAGTAAGAAAGGAATGTTCGACCCGTCATGTATGGGTAGATATGAAAGCAATTACGAATGTAGAATGAATAATgttcaatccgttatacggatcgTACGAATGTTGCATGCTGTAAACGAATAAGTCGATGTTATCGGGTTATGAATGGTATGTCTTATCTCATTTATGAGGATATATGTTAGACCCGTTTTAATTGGGTAGCCGAATGTAAAAAGTGAAAGGAAAGCATCCGTAAGGAATGAAACCGGAATTTAGTGTTCTAAAGTGAAATAAATAATAAGACTAATTCCTTAAAGTTTTGTTGttgatgtaggtaaatcctcaaccTAGGCGATCGGACAATTCGGAACGAGCGCACTTGATCTACGCCCACTTCACGCTTCCATCATAAGTTATCTTAATGTGGTCTTAATTTTTGGTCTTATGTATTTCAACTTGTGTAGTATTTTGATGTCCTTGTGGTTTAGATAAAAACTTAGTAGTAGTAGTCTTGTTGTAAACAATGTAAATACGTCCGTTATGGGTTTCGTCAAAGGTGTTTTATGTTGAAGTGTTTTACCGTATAAAACAGGTGTTAGTGGTCTATGTACGAATGGGTCATGccgaaaatttcaaaaatttatcctacatattaAGATCTTTTGAAAATGTAAAGTTAGGGGCGTTTTATTACttacacgtgtgcattgtttatttttaATAGACTATAATCAGGAACACCAACAGGAAGCTGTAGAAACACCTAGGTCTACAATGTGAGTCACTCTCTTTTTCTaccaaactgtttttacaaaacctccaatattttcagttatacttacagtgattgagtctatgtattctacaattgctgccgatatgtggggttttgtatacactactagtAATCTGTTACTATTGGACGGCGAGTTAGCCAATGATTAACATGACCACAGTCATGGAACTGTGAACATgacaaatactgaatgagtatattggtagatataaacattgtaattgctctcaatactgtaaaattataaaagcttgttttgattaaactgggatgcactcgccaatatttcttgctgataaaatctttttaaaacgcgtatcgggtaacttaatgtgaagctaatagaagccaACCGTgaagcactgaaggcttaaagatgtggctataaaagttactaaataaaagtctatgttttcaataattagagTTTATCCCTTTAAATGTATTGTGAATGAAACTTGGGTTATATCCCATTtaattattataaaagtttggtgttttgaaactctgaaactatttcctaactacggtcctgatgttttaattccgctgccaaattaataaacaccgataccaccctCTATGCGTTCTCGCGGCGCCCGCTctcggggtaggggtcgggggctgcgataGTTGGCACTAGACGATACAGAGACTTCACTATATAAGCCGACCCAGGAAAGATGTCAATTCGGAAGTCGACCTACCTATCCGGGGAACGTTTGGGTATTCAGATATGACCGGAATATCATCCATCTTTGGCCTTGGGCTGTCTACGGCAACTTGTtccatgtagatgacacatccTCTCTTTAGACACTTAGATGTCTCAAGCAGGGGTGCTCTCTCTGGCAAACCATAGTGTTGGTCACAACAGATGGTGAGTATCTCACCAGATGGGGATTTTATTTCGATTAGTTTCTTATCGCAGGTAATGCGAGCCTGCTTATTGGATAATCAGTCCATACCTAGAACTATGTCGATTCCCGCAAGAGTCATGGGCAAAAGATTGATATGAATGGATTTGTTCTTAATAGATATGACACACCCTTCTATGATTTTAGAGGCTACTTCAATGTTTCCATTGGTCATTTCTACCTCATATGTTAATCCTAGGTTTTTTAAGGGCaggtttaaaagtttacaaaATTTATGGTCTACCAAAACTTCTATCAGCTCCAGAATCAAAGAAAACTTtaacaaaaacatcattaacgagaaacgtacccgTAATGACATTTGCATCGTTGATAACCTCTTTTGTGGTTAACAGAAAGGCTCTAACACTGCTTTTTTTAGCATTGCTAGCCTTGGCTTTTCTATCAGTTGCATTCTTTGGACAACTTGTTCTAATGTAGCCCTTCTCACCACATTCATAGCAGGTGGCATTTTTCAGGTCCTTGCATTCGTGTGTCTTGTGGTCAGGTTTCTTATAGATGCCATAATTCATTTGCGTCTCAAAACGACATTTTCCGAAACTCTTCTTCCCGCAGGTCTTGCATTTAGGTGTATCACTATTTGGTCTTGACTGATTGTTTCTTGAATGAGTCCTACATGTTTTGAAATCTCTATCAAGGGTATCATCCGGCTTTCTCTTATTATCAACCTCGGTCTTGGCTGCTCTTATCTGAATCTTATCTTTGATCAGGGAATGAGCTAGGTACATAGCGGACCTCAAGGTTATGGGTTTAGAAGATTTACCATCCCCTTAATTTCAGGAGCTAGTCCTCCTACGTATCTCATGATACGCTTCGATTCAGGGATATCAAATAAGGTACTAACCTCGACAGAGAATTATAATCTGACGTATACTTTCTTCAGTCTAGGTTCTTCATACTCAACTTTAGAAAGTCTGACTCAACCTTATCCACCTCATGAGGTGGGCAATACGTTTCCCTGATTAGCTCTACAAATTGTGGCCAACCCATACGACCTTCCCTGTGGATTAAACTAAAGCTTTCCACCAAGTCAGAGCATCCTTCTTAAATGATTGGTAAACATACTTGATTGTGTCCTTttagcacaaccgctgatgtcgaTGCAATCTCCATTTCGTCGAGCCACTTTAAGGAATCGATCGCTTCTTTCTACCCCTTGAAATCACGAGGTTTGCATGAGACAAAAATAATTATACGAACACCCTTCTTTAGAATCTCGGGGTTCCTTTCTAGCAACACGTTTCAAATCACTATTTTCACTCCTGGTGAAGGAGCAGTGAGAACTTTGGGTTTTATTGGTTGATGATTGAGGGATATAGATAGCTTTTTGTCTTGATGGCTCGGGCCCTTTATATTTGGCCATAAATTTGGTCATAGCCTTGCTGACTTCCGCAACTAACAAGGTTTGGAGGTTATCACGTCCAACTTCTCGGCCGTTGTGCACCACATTGTCACCACCACCGTTATTGTTGCCAGTGTTTTGGCTTGCAATTTTACTTTTGAGCTATAGGCCATCAAGAAGATTTATTGATTTAGGGCATATCAATTAAATGTTGATCTTATCCTAATAAATATATAACAAGATGAATATTCATACTGATGGTATAAAACCTAATTTTCATTAAATTAATTGAGTACAATATGATGTGCAAAAATGGACTTTTAGAAATGACAACTACAATATAATGTCCAAAATGGACTTTtggaaaacataaagtacaaaattAGAATTCAAAACATAAAGTCTTCACTCATCCTTTTTGCCTCTCACTAGTTTTGAGAGTTTTCGGTACATCTTCCTTGTTCTCCTTTCGTTGTGTTTGACTTGACGTTGGATTTTTTCCGTTCTCTCCAATGCTTGATTTATTGCTTCAAGAGGAGCTGGTGGTTGATATAGTTGTGGTTGCGGAACAACCGGGTATTGATATCCAGGAATTGGATACCCGGGTTTTGATAGGTGGGAGGAAAAGGAGGTGGGTATAAGTGTGTTTTGAATGACCGCATGTATATAGGGCTCATATGATGGTGCCGAATTAGCTTAATCCATTGCAGCTAAGGTATAAGGGTTATCATATCTAGATGGGTTTGGATATATGGGGATATGGTTATCAT from Helianthus annuus cultivar XRQ/B chromosome 10, HanXRQr2.0-SUNRISE, whole genome shotgun sequence harbors:
- the LOC110882512 gene encoding uncharacterized mitochondrial protein AtMg00860-like encodes the protein MLDKSVIVFIDDILVYSRSKAEHARHLREVLEILGKEKLYAKFSKCAFWLREVQFLGHVINSEGVLVDTPKIEAIMKWVSPKNPTEIRSFLGLMGYYRRFIQDFSKIALPLTKLKRKKEKFV